Proteins from one Bacteroides mediterraneensis genomic window:
- a CDS encoding lysozyme has product MRYRMLLLLCFLSLGCTLSAQEPERETAKEARIFRLPEFERAFLCVRYFEGWHSEKNHPYVGWGHCLQPGEKHSARTMTRQQADELLRKDLRKFCAMFRHLGKDSLLLGTLAYNVGPFRLLGSGKIPKSKLIRKLEAGDRDIYKEYISYCHYKGRKIRSIERRRKMEFLLLYVLK; this is encoded by the coding sequence ATGAGGTACAGGATGTTGTTACTGCTCTGTTTCCTTTCGTTAGGCTGCACTTTGTCGGCACAGGAACCTGAAAGGGAAACAGCCAAGGAAGCAAGGATTTTCAGGTTGCCGGAATTTGAGAGGGCATTTTTGTGTGTGCGCTATTTTGAGGGTTGGCACTCGGAAAAGAACCATCCTTATGTCGGCTGGGGGCATTGCCTCCAGCCGGGCGAGAAACACTCGGCACGCACCATGACAAGACAGCAGGCTGACGAGCTGCTGCGGAAAGACCTTCGGAAGTTTTGCGCCATGTTCCGGCATCTGGGAAAGGATTCGCTGCTCCTGGGTACATTAGCTTATAATGTGGGACCGTTCCGGCTCTTGGGCAGCGGAAAGATACCCAAAAGCAAGCTGATCCGAAAGCTGGAAGCCGGTGACAGGGACATCTATAAGGAGTATATATCCTACTGCCACTACAAGGGGCGGAAAATCCGCTCGATAGAGCGGCGACGGAAGATGGAATTTCTGCTGCTGTATGTTCTGAAATAA
- a CDS encoding DUF3872 domain-containing protein: MKIMNNNSNRGKSIFKAVAVCMAVLAAGLFASCDDDMDIQQSYPFTVETMPVPHDVAKGQTVEIRCEMKKEGNFANTLYTIRYFQYEGKGTLKMDNGTVFLPNDRYLLENEKFRLYYTSQCDETQNFIVVVEDNFGNSHEMEFDFNNSNTSETESDSVPAVSPSTSKQIRE, from the coding sequence ATGAAGATTATGAACAATAACAGCAACAGAGGCAAATCAATTTTCAAGGCAGTGGCAGTCTGCATGGCTGTCCTGGCTGCGGGACTTTTTGCGTCCTGCGATGACGATATGGACATACAGCAGAGCTACCCGTTTACGGTGGAAACCATGCCTGTCCCTCACGATGTGGCAAAGGGGCAGACCGTGGAAATCCGCTGTGAGATGAAGAAGGAGGGCAATTTTGCCAATACACTCTATACGATACGTTACTTCCAGTATGAAGGTAAAGGGACACTGAAGATGGACAACGGTACGGTATTCCTGCCGAACGACCGTTACCTGCTGGAGAACGAGAAGTTCCGTCTGTACTACACCTCGCAATGCGATGAAACACAGAATTTCATAGTGGTCGTGGAGGATAACTTCGGCAACTCCCATGAAATGGAGTTTGATTTCAACAACTCCAACACTTCAGAAACGGAAAGCGACAGTGTGCCAGCCGTCAGTCCGTCCACTTCCAAACAAATCCGTGAATGA